TGGGGTAAAGTCATCTTCTAGGAGAACATTGCTAGCCTTGAAATCACGGTGGATTACTCGGGGATTTGAATCTTCATGGAGATAAGCCAGTCCTCTTGCTGCTCCAAGTGCAATCTTCAATCGTGCATCCCAATCAAGCGTTCCTTCTGTTTTGTCAACAACCGGAAAGCCAGGTTTTAGGTGGTGAAGGAATATAATTGGGATATATTGTCATTAAATGTGAAGAGATCAGAATATGTCACCGTGCAAGTGGGACTCGACACTCCCATTGTGGACGAGCTCATAAATCAAGCAACGTGTACGGCCTTCAATGCATATTCCAATCAGTTTTACAAGATTACGGTGGTGCAAACGGCTTAGCATCTCGACTTCTGCAATGAATTCCCGGTCTCGGTTCTGATTGTCCCTAGTTAGCAGTTTCACTGCAACCTCCGTTCCATCTTCCATGCTCCCCTGATAAACACGACCAAATCCGCCCTCTCCCAAAACCCTTTTAGCACTGAATCTATCAGTTGCCTTCTCAAGCTCAGAGAGTGTGAAGGTCTTAACGGATAAAGCACATGTAGCCATGGAAGACATCAAAGAATCTGAAACCGAACTTCTAGCGCTACTGGAAAACATAGATCCAGCACCTGCAAGGCGTATAAATATTTCAGAAACGGAGTCTTTTAAAGCTACCGAAGCGTTATAAAGTCAAGAGGGAGAAAATTACCAGGCCTTTTGTTAATCGATGAAGCCAAAGTTGGGCCAACAGCATTAGATGACTTCCCAATTTTCTTCCATTTCACGATTATAGATATAGCTCCAACCAAAACCAGAATGAGCACAAAACCTGACAAGGCAATGATTGCAATCGTTCTAAAACCTATACCCTGGTTTTTGTTGGTAAAGGTTGCATTGATTGGAAGCCCAGTACTTGCACTTGGAGCATCTGCAGTAGGATCTTCATTTGGCGAAGAAGAAGGAATTCCTGAAGCAAAGTAAAGACATTCAAACTTtgaaatgaaaccaaaaaacaagTGTACAAACTTGCATCTGAAAGAAATCAGTTTACCTGGGTAACTTATGTGTGTAACCTCATAATCACCAAAAATAGTCTCGTTTAGAGGTACTTTCTTGTGCCGGAACCTCTGATAAATAAGTGTTGCTGTAGTGTTGTCGAACTTTTCTCCAAGTGGAACAAGGTTAATATCCACCACTGTTTTCCCTTGGTTTTCACTGTCGGCACTGGCACCCATTATTTTCACCTGGCTTTGTTCCAAGTACGTTCCAGCAGCAACCTCAATTTCTAACTCGTTGGTCACGGGGAAAATAGAAAAAGGCGCAACACTTAGTAGAACCTGAACTTTCATGGGGAAGACACAACCACAAGGTGAACCAAAGGGAGTTGAAGTGAGAGGCTCTACACATGTCTGCTGACAGTCTATCAAAAAGGAAAGCCGGAAACACACAGGAAAAAGTAGTTACTACGCTTGATCTATCAACTATAGTCTGAAGATGCATATAAAAGATAATCCTTGCCACTAGCATAGGGCGCAGGaaaatcaacaagaagcaaaaaaaaattaccaggTGAAGAAGGTGACACTGCAGTCGCATTGCCTCTTAAATGCCAGCGACGATGATGGTGATGACCCTTGCGCCTTGGTGGTGGAATGCGGCTTGGGCTGGGGGAAAAAGCtgaaaaatggaaagaaaatgACCAATGAATACTCCTATACAGAAAAATAACTACAGAATGTttatgtgacaaaaaaaaaggattcctTTCAGACCTGGTGAAGGTGCAGGAGCAACTGATGGATTAAGATGAGGATGAAAAAAATGCATTTGATGGGTCTTTGATCGGGTAAATGGCAAGCTCATTGGAAACAGCCGAGCTGCAAATGATAAGAGCAAGCTGATAAGTCATCTACAGATTCTTTCTATACATGTCGAAGATTCATAGCAGAATATAATGTTTCTAGAAGTATACATACTCAATCCTAATCTTGGATATAAAAGTACAATGCATACGTTAACGAATACATTTTGGCCAAGAGAATGTCACGCGAATTCGATATTCCCTCTAAGAAACTCAGAAAAGAAAGAGTAAGCTCTATGTGCATTCTAGCTATTTAAGGTTGGGTGGTGCCAAATAAGGCATAAAACGTGGGACTTCATCGTCACTCTTACGCTTCACAATCAGAGATTCCAAACGTAATTAATCTGAATCGTACTACTAAACCCTTTTGCTTACTTTGTACATAATAAAGTTAGCTTCCAAATATATCCAATAAACAATTCTAAATATAGATAAACACCAACAACTAATCTTGAGCTGTCAAAGTAAGAATCAACCAAAAACTTAACTAAGGTTAATTTCACCTATCTCAATCGTTTCCTAAATTGGTTCACCAAGCAAACACATCAAAAGGGGAAAGAAGAATCAGTTAACTAGTTCATACCAAAACATATATGAAACGAGCCGagggagtgaagaagaagaattaacaGCAGAAGCATCGCAAAGTTGGGCATCTTATCTAAGCTCAAAAACCACCATTAGTCAACAACAACGGAGAAACCAAACCCTCACAGCCTCGCCGGACACTCTCCTCCGGCCAATACGAAGCGTAACCAGAACCAAACGTCTAACCATAACTTCCTCAAAGCTCCACAGACATTGATTCCTTCCTCTCCtcccaaaaagaaatcaaaaaccctaGGGTTACACGATAATCGAGTAAGGTTCAAAACGCGATTTGCACAGATCCACGAAATGCGGCTCGAGATCTGTACAGAGCAGGAAACAGAGTCGAGCTTCACCGACGATACAGAGAACGAGAGCTTTTCCGGCGAAGGTATCAGAGTGGTAGATATatagagaggagaagagagtaAAGTGAATTCGAACGAGAAGaagcgaagagagagagagaatttaaTGCTGATGGNNNNNNNNNNNNNNNNNNNNNNNNNNNNNNNNNNNNNNNNNNNNNNNNNNNNNNNNNNNNNNNNNNNNNNNNNNNNNNNNNNNNNNNNNNNNNNNNNNNNNNNNNNNNNNNNNNNNNNNNNNNNNNNNNNNNNNNNNNNNNNNNNNNNNNNNNNNNNNNNNNNNNNNNNNNNNNNNNNNNNNNNNNNNNNNNNNNNNNNNNNNNNNNNNNNNNNNNNNNNNNNNNNNNNNNNNNNNNNNNNNNNNNNNNNNNNNNNNNNNNNNNNNNNNNNNNNNNNNNNNNNNNNNNNNNNNNNNNNNNNNNNNNNNNNNNNNNNNNNNNNNNNNNNNNNNNNNNNNNNNNNNNNNNNNNNNNNNNNNNNNNNNNNNNNNNNNNNNNNNNNNNNNNNNNNNNNNNNNNNNNNNNNNNNNNNNNNNNNNNNNNNNNNNNNNNNNNNNNNNNNNNNNNNNNNNNNNNNNNNNNNNNNNNNNNNNNNNNNNNNNNNNNNNNNNNNNNNNNNNNNNNNNNNNNNNNNNNNNNNNNNNNNNNNNNNNNNNNNNNNNNNNNNNNNNNNNNNNNNNNNNNNNNNNNNNNNNNNNNNNNNNNNNNNNNNNNNNNNNNNNNNNNNNNNNNNNNNNNNNNNNNNNNNNNNNNNNNNNNNNNNNNaaaaaaaaaaaaaaaaaaaaaaataggcgATGATGATGGCATTTAGCAAACACTGACGTGCTTTCTTATGCGCGTGGAGTCTACGCTCCTCGAAACGACAAAACTGGTGGCCGTTTGCTACCGTCACATCGTCAAAACCGTTTCTTTTTTGGGCGTTAGTTGCCTTATTGGGCTGGGCCTTACTACATATTTGGAAACTAAATCTATTTCAACATACCCAAGCGGAAAAgaaagtttattttttcttttgttgacaaaatctAAGTAGTATTTTGCTAAAGCATATTTAAGAAATAATGCCAAAAACGAAAAGGGTGATTCTCTAAAATGTTacattttcatgtttttctttccCAAAATTACTAGTATATGTATTCAGGAAATCTCGTATATCTTATTTAAGAAGACTTCATCAACTATTTGATTTTATGTAGGAgtatttttgactaaaaatattacaatgtTTTTTACGAACCTTCCGTAAAAGTTACAACTGATTTAagtaaatttttcattttggaATGCCCTTTACTTAATAATTATGGATCCAAATTAGCAGCTCTAGTAACAACACTCGTTCTCTGCTGCTCTTGATCCAAATGAGCAGTTTAGTTTCACACTTTATATATCTATCCCTTTTGGATTGTTGTTGAGAGCCTTTGCTGATTGTGTGGCTATGTTACTCTGATAGCAACTTTGTTAGTGTTACAACTTATAATACATGATATTGTGATTTCTTACACTTTTCATTTTTGACCTAAGAACAATTATAAGCTTACGATTTCTAACCATCTTTTTCCGccaacaaaacaatatttatgtCAATTGACAAAAATGTACTTTTTAAACTTCAATTTTCTGACGTACTAGTAGCAGCTAATTAATAATATGATTCACACATAGGTAATGTATCTACTCACTCTACTAATCAGTGAAGAAAGTTAACCTAAGGACAATGATAAGATACAAACTAACAGTTATGCTTCAATCATTCAAGAAGGTTTCGAAATCAAATGAAAACGTACCAACATAGTCTTGACTTACCGGTTCAGGCAAAGGACTAACCGGCCCGGATTGGTTTGGGTTGTCCATTAGCCAGTTCTCAAATTCCGATAGTTTGGTCTCCAAGACGTTTTCATTAGTCCCTGGTTGCTGCTGTGCCGTCGCTGTCTGTGAATCTGCAGTAGTAAGAGGAGCCTCAGATGGAACAAACAGATCCACAAACTGACGATTTCCACTACCATGTATGTTCTGGTCTGAATGTCTAGTGTACCTATTGCTCTGAGAACCAGGTAGAGCTGTGCAGTGATCACTAACACTGGGATGATAATTGCGTTGTTGAGTGTACATATCCGGGCTTATTGGCGGTGGTGCCACTACGGAAGAGCTGTGGTGGCTTGATCGTGAAGCATCGTCGTTATACCGGATGCTGTTACCACTTCCCGCAGAATAGGCAACTCGGGATCGTTGCCTATAAGAACTTCTATCCCTTTGGATCACGTTGTTGCAAACACTGCTCAATGACTGC
This window of the Camelina sativa cultivar DH55 unplaced genomic scaffold, Cs unpScaffold00441, whole genome shotgun sequence genome carries:
- the LOC104773070 gene encoding receptor-like serine/threonine-protein kinase ALE2, with protein sequence MPNFAMLLLLILLLHSLGSFHICFARLFPMSLPFTRSKTHQMHFFHPHLNPSVAPAPSPAFSPSPSRIPPPRRKGHHHHRRWHLRGNATAVSPSSPDCQQTCVEPLTSTPFGSPCGCVFPMKVQVLLSVAPFSIFPVTNELEIEVAAGTYLEQSQVKIMGASADSENQGKTVVDINLVPLGEKFDNTTATLIYQRFRHKKVPLNETIFGDYEVTHISYPGIPSSSPNEDPTADAPSASTGLPINATFTNKNQGIGFRTIAIIALSGFVLILVLVGAISIIVKWKKIGKSSNAVGPTLASSINKRPGAGSMFSSSARSSVSDSLMSSMATCALSVKTFTLSELEKATDRFSAKRVLGEGGFGRVYQGSMEDGTEVAVKLLTRDNQNRDREFIAEVEMLSRLHHRNLVKLIGICIEGRTRCLIYELVHNGSVESHLHEGTLDWDARLKIALGAARGLAYLHEDSNPRVIHRDFKASNVLLEDDFTPKVSDFGLAREATEGSQHISTRVMGTFGYVAPEYAMTGHLLVKSDVYSYGVVLLELLTGRRPVDMSQPSGEENLVTWARPLLANREGLEQLVDPALAGTYNFDDMAKVAAIASMCVHQEVSHRPFMGEVVQALKLIYNDADETCGDYCSQKDSSVPDSADFKGDLAPSDSSWWNLTPRLRYGQASSFITMEYSSGPLEDMENRPHSASSIPREGGLFLPNRSGPLRPMRSRRNFFRLRGSMSEHGGPSSSRHLWSGNGDWL